The following are encoded together in the Xanthobacter autotrophicus Py2 genome:
- a CDS encoding multi-sensor signal transduction histidine kinase (PFAM: ATP-binding region ATPase domain protein; histidine kinase A domain protein; CHASE3 domain protein~KEGG: rpc:RPC_2870 multi-sensor signal transduction histidine kinase) has protein sequence MALVMQAARAPVGGGLRLPGPTLLLILGFAVLASISAMSITLVYRAQDDADRVNHTLRVMNAISQFQIMIRRAESAERGFLITGGEGFLRFYEESKARALPTLDEIGTLTLDNPVQQARLAEARPLLQSRLESFERSIAMRKSGDVQGAQADLKSDRSEGAMTRLGTLLIEMKAAEAQLLESRDTASRHTAGWLTAVSAGGFTVVLALGGLALYLNRRTIAALETAQQDLEAVNAGLEQRVAERTADLKEANDEIQSFAYIVSHDLRSPLVNIMGFTSEIEVMRTDLFERLAQLREKAGEGPEADGELAADFEEALGFIKTSITRMDRLIHAILALSREGRKEFLPVDVDVGELVASIAGSMAHQMQEAGAEIRAGRLPVIHSDRLALEQIFTNLLDNALKYRREGVPGLIEVSAVDTPGFITFTVKDNGRGIDPKDRGRVFELFRRSGRQDRPGEGIGLAHVRALVRRMGGLISLDSTLGEGSTFKVTLPRRLPTDNGKKTND, from the coding sequence ATGGCGCTGGTGATGCAAGCCGCGCGCGCTCCGGTCGGCGGCGGGCTGCGCCTGCCCGGCCCGACCCTGCTCCTCATCCTCGGATTTGCGGTGCTCGCGTCCATCAGCGCCATGTCCATCACGCTGGTGTACCGGGCGCAGGACGACGCCGACCGCGTCAACCATACCTTGCGCGTGATGAACGCGATCTCGCAGTTTCAGATCATGATCCGGCGGGCGGAAAGCGCCGAGCGCGGCTTCCTCATCACCGGCGGCGAAGGGTTCCTGCGCTTCTACGAGGAGTCCAAGGCCCGCGCCCTGCCGACCCTCGACGAGATCGGCACGCTGACGCTGGACAACCCCGTCCAGCAGGCCCGCCTCGCCGAGGCCCGGCCGCTGCTTCAAAGCCGGCTGGAGTCCTTCGAGCGCAGCATCGCCATGCGCAAAAGCGGCGACGTGCAGGGCGCGCAGGCCGACCTGAAATCCGACCGCTCCGAGGGCGCCATGACCCGCCTCGGCACGCTGCTCATAGAGATGAAGGCGGCCGAGGCGCAATTGCTCGAAAGCCGGGACACGGCATCGCGACACACCGCCGGCTGGCTTACCGCCGTGAGCGCCGGCGGCTTTACCGTGGTGCTCGCCCTTGGCGGCCTTGCGCTCTACCTCAACCGGCGCACCATCGCGGCGCTGGAGACGGCGCAGCAGGACCTGGAAGCCGTCAACGCCGGCCTGGAGCAGCGGGTGGCCGAGCGCACCGCCGACCTCAAGGAAGCCAACGACGAGATCCAGAGCTTCGCCTACATCGTCAGCCACGATCTGCGCTCGCCGCTGGTGAACATCATGGGCTTCACCAGCGAGATCGAGGTCATGCGCACCGACCTGTTCGAGCGGCTCGCCCAGCTGCGCGAGAAGGCCGGCGAGGGACCGGAGGCGGACGGGGAGCTTGCTGCCGATTTCGAGGAGGCCCTCGGCTTCATCAAGACCTCCATCACCCGCATGGACCGGCTGATTCACGCCATCCTCGCCCTGTCGCGGGAAGGGCGGAAGGAATTCCTGCCCGTGGACGTGGACGTGGGCGAGCTCGTCGCCAGCATCGCCGGCTCCATGGCCCACCAGATGCAGGAGGCCGGGGCGGAGATCCGGGCGGGACGGCTTCCCGTCATCCACTCCGATCGCCTGGCGCTGGAGCAGATCTTCACCAACCTCCTCGACAACGCGCTGAAATATCGTCGCGAGGGAGTACCCGGGCTGATCGAGGTGAGCGCCGTGGATACCCCCGGGTTCATCACCTTCACGGTCAAGGACAATGGCCGGGGCATCGATCCCAAGGATCGCGGCCGGGTGTTCGAGCTGTTCCGCCGCTCCGGCCGCCAGGACCGGCCGGGCGAAGGCATCGGCCTTGCCCATGTGCGGGCATTGGTGCGCC
- a CDS encoding glutamine synthetase catalytic region (PFAM: glutamine synthetase catalytic region~KEGG: csa:Csal_1181 glutamate--ammonia ligase) — MQAQVPGRRPDPAAALGVTDEAADYVTAFGVPEVVEVLLPDTSAVLRGKWIPGHSLGKIWKDGVAIPLSIFGLDVWGCEVDATEIHMETGDKDGLCWPVPGTLKPVPWASRHTAQVLITMHEPDGSARGRPWKLDPRQQLAAVVERFAARGLTPCVAFELEFYLLKPSDVPGAPPEPVFQATGQARQNMYAMSDLDAYAEVLHDMRAACVTQGLPADTVIAEAAPGQFEVNLYHKVDALGAADDAVLLRRLIDGVARRHGLKATFMAKPLADFAGNGMHVHASLMEHGGGNLFAREDGVGDTALRHAAGGMLASMADATLIFVPSFNGYRRLVPGSYAPTSASWGFDNRLVAVRVPNGPRHARRLEHRIAGAEAHPHLVLAAILAGMLDGLERGIEPPPPLEGNAYEQIGEPLSPDMEVAVDRFAASDFIARTFGEDYRRIYEAMKREELAAFRRVILPLEYETYL; from the coding sequence ATGCAGGCCCAGGTTCCAGGCCGCCGACCCGACCCTGCCGCGGCCCTCGGGGTCACGGACGAGGCGGCGGATTATGTGACAGCCTTCGGCGTGCCGGAGGTGGTGGAGGTTCTTCTGCCCGACACCTCCGCGGTGCTGCGGGGCAAGTGGATTCCCGGCCATTCCCTGGGCAAGATCTGGAAGGACGGCGTGGCCATCCCGCTCTCCATCTTCGGCCTCGATGTCTGGGGCTGCGAGGTGGACGCCACCGAGATCCACATGGAGACCGGCGACAAGGACGGCCTGTGCTGGCCGGTGCCGGGGACGCTGAAGCCGGTGCCCTGGGCGTCGCGCCACACCGCGCAGGTGCTCATCACCATGCACGAGCCCGACGGCTCGGCCCGCGGCAGGCCGTGGAAGCTCGATCCGCGCCAGCAACTCGCCGCCGTGGTGGAGCGCTTCGCCGCGCGCGGGCTCACCCCCTGCGTCGCCTTCGAACTGGAATTCTACCTGCTGAAGCCGTCGGACGTGCCGGGCGCGCCGCCCGAGCCGGTGTTCCAGGCCACCGGGCAGGCGCGGCAGAACATGTACGCCATGTCCGACCTCGACGCCTACGCCGAGGTCCTGCACGACATGCGCGCCGCGTGCGTCACGCAGGGCCTGCCCGCCGATACCGTGATCGCGGAGGCGGCGCCCGGCCAGTTCGAGGTCAATCTCTACCACAAGGTGGATGCGCTCGGCGCCGCCGACGACGCGGTGCTGCTGCGCCGGCTGATCGACGGCGTGGCACGCCGCCATGGGCTGAAGGCCACCTTCATGGCCAAGCCGCTGGCGGATTTCGCCGGCAACGGGATGCATGTCCATGCCAGCCTGATGGAGCATGGCGGCGGCAACCTGTTCGCCCGCGAGGACGGGGTGGGCGACACCGCCCTGCGCCATGCCGCGGGCGGCATGCTGGCCAGCATGGCCGACGCCACGCTCATTTTCGTGCCGAGCTTCAACGGCTATCGCCGGCTAGTGCCGGGCAGCTACGCGCCGACCTCGGCGAGCTGGGGCTTCGACAACCGGCTGGTGGCGGTGCGCGTGCCCAACGGCCCGCGCCACGCCCGCCGGCTGGAGCACCGCATCGCCGGGGCGGAGGCTCACCCCCACCTCGTGCTCGCGGCCATCCTCGCCGGCATGCTGGACGGGCTGGAGCGGGGCATCGAGCCGCCGCCGCCGCTGGAAGGCAACGCCTACGAGCAGATCGGCGAGCCCCTGTCGCCAGATATGGAGGTGGCGGTGGACCGCTTCGCCGCCTCCGACTTCATCGCCCGCACCTTCGGGGAGGACTACCGGCGCATCTATGAGGCCATGAAGCGGGAGGAATTGGCTGCATTCCGCAGGGTCATCCTTCCATTGGAGTACGAAACGTATTTGTGA
- a CDS encoding extracellular solute-binding protein family 1 (PFAM: extracellular solute-binding protein family 1~KEGG: mlo:mlr6533 ABC transporter, polyamine transport protein, periplasmic protein), which yields MRRHFVAAIMCATLGWAGAASAQDKVLNVFNWSDYIDPTVLEDFTKETGIKVRYDVFDSNEVLETKLLAGKTGYDVVVPSGSFLQRQIKAGIFLTLDKSKIPNLQYAWPEVTKRLAVYDPDNAHAVNYMWGTTGIGYNVDKVKERLGDIPMNTWDIVFKPEILSKLKDCGVYFLDGPEEVIPSAMKYLGLDPNSKNPDDIAKAGELLMSVRPYIKKFDSSGYINALARGDICLAVGWSGDVFQAKTRAAEAAKKTKKPPVNVAYVIPKQGALMWFDNFAIPKDAKNIDNALVFINYMMRPEVAAKNSNFISYANGNLESQKFIDKDILNNPSIYPDKETFERLFIVTTNEPPVQRVITKTWNSFKRGK from the coding sequence ATGCGTCGTCATTTCGTAGCGGCAATCATGTGTGCCACGCTGGGCTGGGCCGGCGCGGCTTCGGCCCAGGACAAGGTCCTCAACGTCTTCAACTGGTCGGATTATATCGACCCGACGGTGCTGGAGGACTTCACCAAGGAAACCGGCATCAAAGTCCGCTACGACGTCTTCGACAGCAACGAGGTGCTGGAGACGAAGCTGCTCGCGGGCAAGACCGGCTACGACGTGGTGGTGCCGTCCGGCTCCTTCCTGCAGCGCCAGATCAAGGCCGGCATCTTCCTGACCCTCGACAAGTCGAAGATCCCGAACCTGCAATACGCCTGGCCCGAGGTGACCAAGCGCCTCGCCGTCTACGACCCGGACAATGCCCACGCCGTCAACTACATGTGGGGCACCACGGGCATCGGCTACAATGTGGACAAGGTAAAGGAACGGCTCGGCGACATTCCCATGAATACGTGGGACATCGTGTTCAAGCCGGAAATCCTCTCCAAGCTCAAGGATTGCGGCGTCTATTTCCTCGACGGCCCGGAGGAGGTGATCCCCTCCGCCATGAAGTATCTGGGGCTCGATCCCAATTCGAAGAACCCGGACGACATCGCCAAGGCCGGCGAACTGCTCATGTCGGTTCGCCCCTATATCAAGAAGTTCGATTCCTCGGGCTATATCAATGCCCTGGCGCGCGGCGACATCTGTCTGGCGGTGGGCTGGTCGGGTGACGTGTTCCAGGCCAAGACCCGCGCCGCCGAGGCCGCGAAGAAGACCAAGAAGCCGCCGGTGAACGTGGCCTACGTGATCCCGAAGCAGGGCGCGCTCATGTGGTTCGACAATTTCGCCATCCCCAAGGATGCGAAGAATATCGACAATGCCCTCGTCTTCATCAACTACATGATGCGGCCGGAAGTGGCGGCGAAGAACTCGAACTTCATTTCCTATGCCAACGGCAACCTGGAATCGCAGAAGTTCATCGACAAGGACATCCTGAACAACCCGTCCATCTACCCGGACAAGGAGACGTTCGAGCGGCTGTTCATCGTCACCACCAACGAGCCTCCGGTGCAGCGGGTCATCACCAAGACCTGGAACAGCTTCAAGCGCGGCAAGTGA
- a CDS encoding DegT/DnrJ/EryC1/StrS aminotransferase (PFAM: DegT/DnrJ/EryC1/StrS aminotransferase~KEGG: nha:Nham_1305 DegT/DnrJ/EryC1/StrS aminotransferase) yields the protein MTSPATAKPTTASSTANNAPIPFIDLAAQRARIGARIDEKVLDVLASCRFVNGPEVGAFEEQLAAFAGAKHAVSCSSGTDALALLLMAWGVKAGDAVFCPAFTFCATAEVVPYVGATPVFVDVKADTFNMDPESLEQAIAVAVEQGLTPRVVIPVDLFGQPADYDAILPIAEKHGLKVLCDTAQGFGGTWNNKRTGSIGDATATSFFPAKPLGCYGDGGAILTDDAELVTVLKSLREHGQGVDKYQNVRIGMTARLDTIQAAVLIEKLAIFEEEIAARDRVARRYNELLKDVATVPVVDARATSVWAQYTIRLAPGVRDGLADKLKAQGVPTAVYYRLPMHLQPAYKHYPSAGAILPVCETLAEEVISLPMHAYLDETTQDRIVAAVKQALAEG from the coding sequence ATGACGTCTCCCGCGACGGCCAAGCCCACCACGGCTTCCAGTACAGCGAACAACGCCCCCATCCCCTTCATCGACCTTGCCGCCCAGCGCGCGCGCATCGGCGCCCGCATCGACGAGAAGGTGCTGGACGTGCTCGCTTCCTGCCGCTTCGTGAACGGGCCGGAAGTGGGCGCCTTCGAGGAGCAGCTCGCCGCCTTCGCCGGGGCCAAACATGCCGTCTCGTGCTCCAGCGGCACCGACGCGCTGGCGCTGCTGCTGATGGCCTGGGGCGTGAAGGCGGGGGACGCCGTGTTCTGCCCGGCCTTCACCTTCTGCGCCACCGCCGAGGTGGTGCCCTATGTGGGCGCGACCCCGGTGTTCGTGGACGTGAAGGCGGACACCTTCAACATGGACCCCGAAAGCCTGGAGCAGGCCATTGCGGTGGCCGTCGAGCAGGGGCTGACCCCACGCGTGGTGATTCCGGTGGATCTGTTCGGCCAGCCGGCGGACTATGACGCCATCCTGCCCATCGCCGAGAAGCATGGCCTGAAGGTTTTGTGCGACACCGCCCAGGGCTTCGGCGGCACCTGGAACAACAAGCGCACCGGCTCCATCGGCGATGCCACCGCCACCTCCTTCTTCCCGGCCAAGCCGCTCGGCTGCTACGGCGACGGCGGCGCCATCCTCACCGACGACGCGGAGCTGGTCACCGTGCTCAAGAGCCTGCGCGAGCACGGCCAGGGCGTGGACAAGTACCAGAACGTGCGCATCGGCATGACCGCCCGCCTCGACACCATCCAGGCGGCGGTGCTGATCGAGAAGCTCGCCATCTTCGAGGAGGAGATCGCGGCGCGTGACCGGGTGGCGCGGCGCTACAACGAGCTGCTGAAGGATGTCGCCACTGTGCCGGTGGTGGACGCGCGCGCCACCTCAGTGTGGGCGCAATACACCATCCGCCTCGCCCCCGGCGTGCGCGACGGCCTCGCCGACAAGCTGAAGGCCCAGGGCGTACCCACGGCGGTGTATTACCGCCTGCCCATGCACCTGCAGCCGGCCTACAAGCACTATCCCTCCGCCGGCGCCATCCTGCCGGTGTGCGAGACCCTGGCGGAGGAGGTCATCTCCCTGCCCATGCACGCCTATCTCGACGAGACGACGCAGGACCGCATCGTCGCGGCGGTGAAGCAGGCCCTCGCCGAAGGGTGA
- a CDS encoding oxidoreductase domain protein (PFAM: oxidoreductase domain protein; Oxidoreductase domain; homoserine dehydrogenase NAD-binding~KEGG: rpe:RPE_1455 oxidoreductase domain protein), which produces MAHTAAPGTERARVRPKDDQPVRIGVTGIGIMGSNHARVLSQLPGAELVAVADPDQEQAQRVANFLGCQAVGDHRALLDLGLDAVVVAAPTHLHHPIALDVIAAGCSVLVEKPVASTVEEGREIVAAAREKGVTLMVGHVERFNPAVRAVKEAIRDESLLSIAITRVGPFPPRMSNVGVVIDLAVHDIDLIRWFTGSDILEVQPQTSAAIAEREDIALLQFRTTSGVLAHINTNWLTPFKARTVHVATRKKYVIGDLLTRQVTEHFDYRPDGSYSTRHLPVAYAEPLRAELENFLSAVRTGRAPEVTGEEGVSSLEIAISCLPGSAPAKAAPSETAAEKRRALG; this is translated from the coding sequence ATGGCTCATACGGCAGCGCCCGGCACGGAGCGCGCCCGGGTTCGTCCGAAGGACGACCAGCCGGTGCGGATCGGCGTCACGGGCATCGGCATCATGGGCTCCAACCACGCCCGCGTTCTTTCCCAGCTTCCCGGCGCGGAACTCGTCGCCGTCGCCGATCCCGACCAGGAGCAGGCGCAGCGCGTCGCCAACTTCCTCGGCTGCCAGGCTGTGGGCGACCATCGCGCCCTGCTCGACCTCGGCCTTGACGCCGTGGTGGTGGCGGCCCCCACCCACCTGCATCACCCCATCGCCCTCGACGTGATCGCCGCCGGCTGCTCGGTGCTGGTGGAAAAGCCCGTCGCCTCCACGGTGGAGGAAGGCCGCGAGATCGTCGCCGCCGCCCGCGAGAAGGGCGTGACCTTGATGGTCGGCCATGTGGAGCGCTTCAATCCCGCCGTCCGGGCGGTGAAGGAGGCCATCCGCGACGAAAGCCTGCTTTCCATCGCCATCACCCGGGTGGGGCCGTTCCCGCCGCGCATGTCCAACGTGGGCGTGGTGATCGACCTCGCGGTGCACGACATCGACCTCATCCGCTGGTTCACCGGCTCGGATATCCTCGAGGTGCAGCCGCAGACCTCGGCCGCCATCGCCGAGCGCGAGGATATCGCCCTCCTCCAGTTCCGCACCACCTCGGGCGTGCTCGCCCACATCAACACCAACTGGCTGACGCCGTTCAAGGCCCGCACGGTGCATGTGGCGACCCGCAAGAAGTACGTGATCGGCGACCTCCTCACCCGCCAGGTGACCGAGCATTTCGACTACCGGCCGGACGGTTCCTATTCCACCCGCCACCTGCCGGTGGCCTACGCCGAGCCGCTGCGCGCCGAGCTGGAGAATTTCCTCTCCGCCGTACGCACCGGCCGCGCGCCGGAAGTGACCGGCGAGGAAGGCGTATCGAGCCTGGAGATCGCCATCTCCTGCCTGCCCGGCTCGGCGCCCGCCAAGGCCGCGCCGTCCGAGACGGCGGCCGAGAAGCGCCGCGCCCTGGGCTGA
- a CDS encoding aspartate 1-decarboxylase (TIGRFAM: aspartate 1-decarboxylase~PFAM: aspartate decarboxylase~KEGG: mlo:mll9093 aspartate 1-decarboxylase) — translation MRKIVAGKLHGLTVTGADLNYHGSITLDPEHCEEAGILPLEFVEIWNRNSGARISTYVILGERGSRCCVLNGAAARTCQPGDEVIICNSVYVPEGEIVALRPRVLTFDKDNRVTSRLTYEVTRDSQGAYHFAVRDERGDEKPIPLRVEAS, via the coding sequence ATGCGTAAGATCGTCGCCGGCAAGCTGCACGGCCTGACCGTGACGGGGGCCGACCTCAACTATCACGGCTCCATCACGCTTGATCCCGAGCATTGCGAGGAGGCGGGGATCCTGCCGCTGGAATTCGTCGAGATCTGGAACCGCAATTCCGGGGCGCGGATCTCCACCTATGTCATCCTCGGCGAGCGCGGCTCGCGCTGCTGCGTGCTCAATGGCGCCGCCGCCCGCACCTGCCAGCCGGGCGACGAGGTCATCATCTGCAATTCGGTCTACGTGCCGGAAGGCGAGATCGTGGCGCTGCGCCCGCGCGTCCTGACCTTCGACAAGGATAACCGCGTCACGAGCCGCCTCACCTATGAGGTGACGCGCGACAGCCAGGGCGCCTACCACTTCGCCGTGCGCGACGAACGCGGCGACGAGAAGCCGATCCCGCTCCGGGTCGAGGCGTCCTGA
- a CDS encoding porin (PFAM: porin~KEGG: bra:BRADO4007 putative outer-membrane protein, putative secreted protein) — translation MERTVLGGSGSIPRGASLAMPAILLAALLSAGPAAAADLGRPTQPAIPAAVPAPVFSWTGFYIGGNAGYGWGSGQDELGVAGVDPKGWFGGGQAGYNYQFSNNIVAGIEADIQGGDIGASASGPLGGQLGVLGLSSTLDSFGTVRGRLGYAFGPILPYVTGGFAWGNNSIDYLGASQSQTHTGWTAGAGIEYALTDHWTAKTEYLYTDLGSKFYDTLGASAGVTAQTARIGINYKF, via the coding sequence ATGGAACGGACGGTATTGGGCGGATCAGGCAGCATCCCTCGTGGCGCCTCCCTTGCCATGCCTGCGATCCTGCTCGCAGCCCTGCTGTCGGCCGGACCTGCAGCAGCAGCGGATCTTGGACGCCCGACGCAGCCGGCAATCCCGGCGGCGGTGCCCGCTCCGGTGTTTTCGTGGACCGGCTTTTATATCGGCGGCAATGCCGGCTATGGCTGGGGGTCGGGCCAGGACGAGCTTGGTGTGGCCGGTGTCGATCCCAAAGGATGGTTCGGCGGCGGTCAGGCCGGCTACAATTACCAGTTCAGCAACAACATCGTGGCCGGCATCGAGGCGGACATCCAGGGCGGCGACATCGGCGCCAGCGCATCCGGTCCGCTGGGTGGGCAGCTGGGTGTCCTGGGCCTGTCGAGCACCCTCGATTCGTTCGGAACCGTGCGCGGCCGGCTCGGCTACGCCTTCGGCCCGATCTTGCCCTATGTCACCGGCGGCTTCGCCTGGGGCAACAATTCCATCGATTATCTGGGCGCGAGCCAGTCGCAGACCCACACCGGATGGACCGCCGGCGCCGGCATCGAATATGCGCTGACCGACCATTGGACTGCGAAGACCGAGTATCTCTACACGGACCTCGGCTCCAAGTTCTACGACACCCTCGGCGCCAGCGCCGGCGTGACCGCGCAGACCGCCAGGATCGGCATCAACTACAAGTTCTGA
- a CDS encoding porin (PFAM: OmpA domain protein transmembrane region-containing protein; porin~KEGG: bov:BOV_A0366 outer membrane protein Omp31) encodes MLKRALLGATALALLAGSASAADLATRYPVKAAPIPVQTFSWTGFYIGGNVGWGWADNTYDVTPFGSLIGYSYSPGTGNGFIGGLQTGYNYQFANNVVIGVEADFDWSDIGSSSLVVGGPFTGGAISQNIDYFGTIRARLGYGIDRFLPYITGGAAWAKQNFSDFYGNTYNDTKWGWTVGAGVEYAITNNWTVKAEYLYLGFNKNTTNDYFGDSYSVGSNISTAKLGVNYKF; translated from the coding sequence ATGTTGAAGCGTGCACTTCTGGGCGCCACCGCCCTCGCCCTCCTCGCCGGCTCTGCGTCCGCGGCGGATCTCGCCACCCGCTATCCCGTGAAGGCGGCGCCCATTCCGGTGCAGACGTTCTCCTGGACCGGCTTCTACATCGGCGGCAACGTCGGCTGGGGCTGGGCTGACAACACCTATGACGTGACCCCGTTCGGCTCGCTCATCGGCTATTCCTACAGCCCCGGCACCGGTAACGGCTTCATCGGCGGCTTGCAGACCGGCTACAATTACCAGTTCGCCAACAACGTCGTTATCGGCGTCGAAGCCGACTTCGATTGGTCGGACATCGGCAGCTCCAGCCTTGTGGTGGGCGGCCCGTTCACCGGCGGCGCCATCTCGCAGAACATCGACTACTTCGGCACCATCCGTGCCCGCCTCGGCTACGGCATCGACCGCTTCCTGCCCTACATCACGGGTGGCGCGGCCTGGGCCAAGCAGAATTTCAGCGACTTCTACGGTAACACCTACAACGACACCAAGTGGGGTTGGACCGTCGGTGCCGGCGTCGAGTACGCCATCACCAACAACTGGACGGTCAAGGCCGAGTATCTCTATCTCGGCTTCAACAAGAACACCACCAACGACTACTTCGGCGACTCCTACTCCGTCGGCTCGAACATCAGCACCGCCAAGCTGGGCGTGAACTACAAGTTCTGA
- a CDS encoding porin (PFAM: porin~KEGG: bja:bll7469 putative outer-membrane immunogenic protein precursor) encodes MRSRLLASTALLAGVVLAAPAVAADLSGRYPAPYAQPYVQPVAAFTWTGFYIGANAGYGWGSTVNSDPGGFIGGFQAGYNYQFASPFVLGVETDFNFSGLSAGGYSLDYLGTVRARLGWSFDRVLVYGTGGFAYGQGSLDVLGLSSSSTQTGWTIGAGAEVAFDRNWSARAEYLYVDLGSATYPTVIGPVDSGINANILRAGVNYRF; translated from the coding sequence ATGCGTTCCCGTCTGCTTGCTTCCACCGCGCTCCTGGCGGGCGTCGTGCTCGCCGCTCCGGCGGTTGCAGCCGACCTTTCCGGTCGCTATCCCGCGCCATACGCGCAGCCCTATGTGCAGCCCGTCGCGGCCTTCACCTGGACCGGCTTCTATATCGGCGCCAATGCCGGCTACGGCTGGGGCTCCACCGTGAACAGCGATCCGGGCGGTTTCATCGGCGGCTTCCAGGCCGGCTATAACTACCAGTTCGCCAGCCCGTTCGTGCTGGGCGTGGAGACCGACTTCAATTTCTCCGGCCTGTCCGCCGGGGGCTACAGCCTCGACTATCTCGGCACCGTGCGCGCCCGCCTCGGCTGGTCGTTCGACCGCGTCCTGGTCTACGGCACGGGCGGCTTCGCCTACGGCCAGGGGAGCCTCGATGTCCTCGGCCTCTCCTCCTCCTCCACCCAGACCGGATGGACCATCGGCGCCGGCGCGGAAGTCGCCTTCGACCGAAACTGGAGCGCGCGGGCTGAGTATCTTTACGTAGACCTTGGCAGCGCAACCTATCCGACAGTGATCGGACCCGTGGACAGCGGCATCAACGCCAATATTCTACGGGCGGGTGTGAATTATCGCTTCTGA